From a region of the Falsibacillus albus genome:
- a CDS encoding zinc-binding dehydrogenase — protein MKALLLNDKGLWKEMKVEEIEAPKPNEGEILIEVHAVGLNPVDYKTATGGNPNWSYPHIIGLDAAGVVAEVGEGVTQWKKGDRVVYHGDLTKKGAYAEFAITKAHMVSEIPDSVSFEDAAAIPTAGYTAYQSLFRKLPFDQIETILIHGGAGGVGGFGIQLAKLAGKTVISTASAHNHDYVKSLGADYVIDYREEDVRACVMEITDGRGVDAVVDAVSRQSATDSLDCLAYMGHIVYIAGAPDFTKIKSFTKVVSYHEIALAAAYQSGDMRAEQDLAVMGDEMLSLMAEGKLDSMLKEVISLEEAPEALVRLSERHVKGKIVAKLK, from the coding sequence ATGAAAGCACTATTGCTTAATGATAAAGGACTTTGGAAGGAAATGAAGGTGGAGGAAATCGAAGCGCCGAAGCCGAATGAAGGGGAAATCCTCATCGAAGTCCATGCAGTCGGTCTGAATCCGGTTGACTATAAAACAGCAACCGGAGGAAATCCCAATTGGTCGTATCCACATATTATAGGTTTGGATGCAGCGGGAGTTGTGGCTGAAGTTGGTGAAGGCGTGACCCAATGGAAAAAAGGAGATCGAGTCGTGTATCATGGCGACCTAACGAAGAAAGGTGCATACGCGGAATTTGCCATTACGAAGGCTCATATGGTTTCGGAAATCCCTGATTCTGTATCCTTCGAAGATGCTGCTGCTATCCCGACTGCCGGGTACACCGCTTATCAATCCTTATTCCGTAAGCTGCCGTTCGACCAAATAGAAACCATCTTGATTCACGGAGGTGCAGGCGGCGTCGGAGGGTTCGGCATCCAATTGGCAAAGCTGGCGGGTAAAACCGTCATCTCAACCGCTTCTGCCCATAACCATGATTATGTGAAGTCGCTTGGTGCAGATTATGTGATCGATTATCGCGAAGAAGACGTTAGAGCCTGCGTTATGGAAATTACAGATGGACGCGGAGTCGATGCAGTCGTGGACGCCGTCAGCAGACAGAGCGCAACAGATTCGCTTGACTGCCTTGCTTACATGGGGCACATCGTTTACATTGCAGGAGCACCGGACTTTACGAAAATCAAATCATTCACGAAAGTTGTGTCGTACCATGAAATTGCGCTCGCTGCCGCTTATCAATCAGGTGATATGAGGGCGGAACAAGATCTTGCCGTCATGGGAGACGAAATGCTCTCGTTGATGGCTGAAGGAAAACTAGACTCCATGCTGAAGGAAGTCATCTCGTTGGAAGAAGCACCTGAAGCTTTAGTACGTCTATCAGAACGCCATGTAAAAGGAAAAATCGTTGCGAAATTAAAGTAA
- a CDS encoding winged helix-turn-helix transcriptional regulator produces the protein MKELKSDYQCAIDLVIDVIGGKWKVLILWNLNEGVKRFNELKRSLPNITQKMLTQQLRELEEHGLVERTVYQEVPPRVEYATTEMGKKLQSTLFEMCKWGDEYAQTQGITMNRCWTTYNFMD, from the coding sequence ATGAAGGAATTAAAATCAGATTACCAATGTGCAATCGACCTCGTCATTGACGTCATCGGCGGAAAATGGAAGGTCTTGATATTGTGGAATTTAAATGAAGGGGTCAAACGATTCAATGAACTGAAGCGCTCATTGCCAAATATCACGCAAAAAATGCTCACGCAGCAGCTGCGTGAATTGGAGGAGCACGGATTGGTCGAACGGACCGTTTATCAGGAAGTTCCCCCAAGAGTGGAATATGCAACCACGGAAATGGGAAAAAAACTGCAATCCACCCTATTTGAAATGTGTAAATGGGGAGACGAGTATGCACAGACGCAAGGGATCACGATGAATCGCTGCTGGACGACCTATAATTTCATGGACTAA
- a CDS encoding MerR family transcriptional regulator, whose protein sequence is MYAIRDVSNMLNVSAHTLRYYEKEEILAPGRNEYGERVYNDTDVKWLRFVMKLKETHMPIAQIREYARLVKEGDHTSQERLELLEKHQQAIQSQIENLISTEKMLEDKISSYKNFLMENSRGAK, encoded by the coding sequence ATGTACGCCATCAGGGATGTTTCCAACATGTTGAATGTCAGTGCACATACGCTTCGATACTATGAAAAAGAAGAGATATTGGCTCCTGGGAGAAATGAGTATGGGGAACGTGTATACAATGATACAGATGTAAAGTGGCTGCGCTTTGTCATGAAGCTTAAAGAGACTCATATGCCCATTGCTCAAATAAGGGAATATGCCCGGTTGGTAAAAGAGGGTGACCATACTTCACAAGAGCGTCTGGAGCTGTTGGAAAAGCATCAGCAAGCCATCCAATCCCAAATCGAAAACTTGATCTCCACTGAAAAAATGCTTGAGGATAAAATTTCGTCCTATAAAAATTTTCTGATGGAAAACAGCAGAGGGGCAAAATAA
- a CDS encoding SDR family NAD(P)-dependent oxidoreductase, producing the protein MKYTVITGASSGIGYETALAFAARGKNLIIAARREEKLEELKAKIAELNADLDIIVRTVDLSNMDQVHQFYDDLKEYDIETWINNAGFGNFDPVGEQNLNKIQTMLHLNIEALTVLSSLYVRDYAQVEGTQLVNVSSGGGYTIVANAVTYCATKFYVSAFTEGLANELKAQGAKMQAKVLAPAATETEFAERSMDLDEFKYEGTIPQYHTAKEMAGFMLDLYDSDKVVGIVDGYSYEFSLKDPIYPYVDRATR; encoded by the coding sequence ATGAAATACACTGTGATTACAGGAGCAAGCTCAGGGATCGGATATGAAACGGCATTGGCATTTGCGGCGCGCGGAAAGAATTTGATCATTGCCGCCAGGAGAGAAGAGAAGCTTGAGGAATTGAAAGCAAAAATCGCCGAGTTGAATGCTGATTTGGATATAATCGTCCGAACAGTCGATTTATCGAACATGGACCAGGTCCATCAGTTTTATGATGATTTGAAGGAATATGACATTGAGACTTGGATCAACAACGCTGGTTTCGGCAACTTCGACCCAGTGGGAGAACAAAATTTGAACAAAATTCAAACGATGCTTCATTTAAATATCGAGGCACTGACCGTCCTATCCTCACTATATGTCCGCGATTATGCACAAGTTGAGGGTACTCAGCTGGTCAACGTTTCATCCGGAGGCGGCTATACGATCGTCGCCAATGCCGTCACATACTGTGCAACGAAATTCTATGTGAGTGCATTTACTGAAGGTTTGGCAAATGAACTCAAAGCTCAAGGGGCAAAGATGCAGGCGAAAGTATTGGCTCCTGCTGCTACTGAAACGGAATTTGCCGAACGATCCATGGACTTGGACGAGTTTAAATACGAAGGTACTATTCCTCAATACCACACTGCAAAAGAAATGGCCGGCTTCATGCTCGACCTTTATGACAGCGATAAGGTAGTGGGCATCGTGGATGGATACTCGTATGAGTTCAGCCTGAAAGATCCAATTTATCCTTATGTCGATAGAGCAACCAGATAA
- a CDS encoding BglG family transcription antiterminator — MVLDKRRAHLLSIIQHSTVPVPTKDLAAKMHLSQRTIYYDLDQINSWLRNQKLEPIESKHGDGLYLPPASKEKLIDYRDQSFEDWQYQLSKQEREVLIKANILLEEKDASMQRFMELTSMSRGTIAQVIKVIKQEFNEAGLQLYYKKGSGYCLSGPEDAKRTMLSNILATIFSHPDWQNVRNEVYKMIQPEASTWSHETAQRSLVREILFEAENELGLTLTDEMVAILSLQILMILKRIELHKYILVPEEEKQVLQQTEAYKAALHITNKLKNVKNVSFPDDEVCFITMNLLGSKVQHDNFTRYTERELSGLKEVVQRMIDDFQLYSCIVFDDKNGLEENLISHIKPTFYRLKYGLHIANDLADSIQRNYPDIFHLTKRVMTHLELYVGKAIPDEEVAYITMHFGGWLSKEKKKVETKFKAIIVCENGIGTSNMLRTQLENLIAGLSVITTLSMREYRKTDYEADVIFSTNYIKEKDIPVIHVPAILTNHEKERVIQRMNELFDSKPSKKNMTDHLMDVIKSHATIHHEDALKKELIHLLEQNTSRIKERRKPMLNELLTEETIQLKDQVTNWEEAIKVASQPLIDQQSIRQDYVAAMIDNVKELGPYIVIAPNIAIPHARPEAGVEQLGMSFLRLKEPVFFSEKDKHRAQLIIVLAAIDNQTHLKALAQLTELLSNENNVEQLISASDRTTVIELINQTIEV, encoded by the coding sequence ATGGTACTGGATAAAAGACGTGCACACTTATTATCCATCATTCAGCATTCGACTGTTCCGGTCCCAACGAAAGATCTAGCTGCGAAAATGCACTTGTCGCAACGGACTATTTATTACGATCTCGATCAAATCAATAGTTGGTTGCGAAATCAGAAATTAGAACCGATTGAAAGTAAACATGGAGATGGATTATATTTGCCTCCTGCATCGAAAGAGAAGCTGATCGATTATCGGGATCAAAGTTTTGAAGATTGGCAGTATCAATTATCGAAGCAGGAACGTGAAGTTTTGATTAAAGCAAATATCCTATTAGAAGAAAAAGACGCTTCCATGCAAAGATTCATGGAACTAACGAGCATGAGCCGAGGGACGATTGCGCAGGTGATTAAAGTAATCAAGCAAGAGTTCAACGAAGCTGGATTACAGTTGTACTACAAGAAAGGATCAGGATACTGCTTGAGCGGTCCGGAGGATGCAAAAAGAACGATGCTCTCTAATATACTGGCCACCATCTTCTCTCATCCGGATTGGCAAAACGTTCGGAATGAAGTTTATAAGATGATCCAGCCGGAAGCTTCCACGTGGTCACATGAAACGGCTCAAAGAAGCTTGGTTAGAGAGATTCTTTTTGAAGCTGAGAACGAATTAGGATTAACATTGACAGATGAAATGGTAGCGATTCTGTCCCTGCAAATTTTGATGATCCTGAAGCGTATAGAGCTGCACAAGTATATTCTTGTTCCGGAAGAAGAAAAGCAGGTCCTTCAGCAAACAGAAGCATACAAAGCAGCCCTCCATATCACAAATAAACTTAAAAATGTAAAGAACGTCTCTTTTCCTGATGATGAAGTTTGTTTCATAACCATGAATCTGTTGGGATCCAAAGTCCAACATGATAACTTTACCCGCTATACCGAAAGAGAACTATCAGGCCTGAAAGAAGTCGTTCAACGGATGATTGATGATTTTCAATTATATTCCTGTATAGTGTTCGATGATAAAAATGGGCTGGAAGAAAATCTGATTTCCCACATTAAACCGACGTTTTATCGGCTCAAATACGGATTGCACATCGCGAATGACCTTGCAGACAGCATTCAAAGGAACTATCCAGACATCTTCCATTTGACAAAACGGGTGATGACCCATTTGGAACTGTATGTCGGGAAGGCCATTCCCGATGAAGAAGTTGCCTATATCACCATGCACTTCGGAGGCTGGTTATCGAAAGAGAAAAAGAAGGTTGAGACGAAGTTCAAAGCCATCATTGTTTGTGAAAACGGCATCGGGACTTCCAATATGCTCCGAACCCAATTAGAAAACTTGATTGCTGGGTTAAGTGTCATCACCACGCTATCAATGAGGGAATATCGAAAAACTGATTACGAGGCAGATGTCATCTTTTCCACCAATTATATAAAAGAAAAGGACATTCCAGTTATCCATGTGCCAGCCATCTTGACCAACCATGAAAAGGAACGGGTCATACAAAGGATGAATGAGCTTTTCGACTCTAAGCCATCGAAAAAGAATATGACCGATCACCTAATGGATGTGATCAAAAGCCATGCGACCATCCATCATGAAGATGCACTGAAAAAAGAATTGATCCATCTATTAGAACAAAATACTTCCCGGATAAAGGAGCGCAGAAAGCCTATGCTCAACGAACTTTTGACAGAAGAAACGATACAGCTCAAAGATCAGGTAACCAATTGGGAGGAAGCGATCAAGGTAGCCAGCCAGCCCTTGATCGACCAGCAATCGATCCGGCAGGATTACGTGGCGGCCATGATTGATAACGTCAAGGAGTTGGGGCCTTATATTGTCATCGCCCCAAACATCGCCATCCCCCATGCCCGTCCAGAGGCTGGTGTCGAACAGCTGGGTATGAGTTTCTTACGACTCAAAGAACCCGTATTTTTCTCAGAAAAAGATAAACATCGCGCTCAGTTAATCATCGTGCTGGCGGCGATTGATAATCAAACCCATTTAAAAGCATTGGCACAGCTTACAGAACTGCTATCAAATGAAAACAATGTGGAGCAGTTAATCTCAGCAAGTGATCGTACAACCGTAATTGAATTAATCAACCAAACAATAGAAGTTTAA
- a CDS encoding PTS sugar transporter subunit IIB, whose protein sequence is MKKVLVVCGNGLGSSMIVEMNVKAALKEMGKEAEVSHTDLTTAKTEQADLFIGSEDIVGSLEDGRKQIVKLKNLVDKNELREALEQNM, encoded by the coding sequence ATGAAAAAAGTATTAGTTGTATGCGGTAATGGTCTAGGCAGCAGCATGATTGTAGAAATGAATGTGAAAGCGGCACTGAAAGAAATGGGGAAAGAAGCCGAGGTTTCCCACACCGATTTGACAACAGCCAAAACAGAACAGGCGGACCTCTTCATCGGTTCAGAGGATATTGTAGGCAGTCTGGAAGATGGCCGCAAACAAATTGTGAAATTGAAGAACTTAGTGGATAAAAACGAACTCCGTGAAGCATTAGAACAAAATATGTAG
- a CDS encoding PTS ascorbate transporter subunit IIC, producing the protein MIDIIMKDILGTPAILVGLFALIGLLVQRKNSGDVVSGTLKTVMGFVILGAGANVLVQSLGQFSSMFNKAFEVDGVIPNNEAIVALAQKSFGTETAMIMLFGMIVNILIARFSPFKYIFLTGHHTMFMACLIAVILTTGGFSGISLIILGSIILGALMVLSPAMLQPFTRKVTGSDDFAIGHFGSIGYLTSALVAKAVGKGSKSTEEIKVPKSLSFLRDTSVSVSLTMVILFFVVACAAGPAFVESKLSGGQNFLVFAFMQGITFAAGVYIILAGVRMLLGEIVPAFKGIADKIVPNAKPALDCPAIFPFAGNAVIIGFLFSFIAGLVSMLFLPLLGLKVIVPGLVPHFFTGAAAGVFGNANGGRRGAIFGSMANGVIISFLPALLLPVLGSLGFQGTTFGDADFGVVGILLGNLVHIVKSNMTVFAAVILILGFLFFISFKSKAAEPKKETKSA; encoded by the coding sequence ATGATTGATATCATTATGAAGGACATCCTAGGTACACCCGCAATCCTTGTCGGTCTATTCGCCTTAATCGGGCTCCTTGTACAACGTAAAAATTCAGGAGATGTCGTGTCCGGAACCCTTAAAACAGTAATGGGGTTCGTGATCCTAGGGGCAGGTGCGAATGTCCTTGTCCAATCGCTTGGGCAATTCAGCAGCATGTTCAATAAAGCCTTTGAAGTGGACGGAGTGATTCCGAACAATGAAGCGATCGTCGCCCTTGCACAAAAAAGCTTTGGAACAGAGACTGCGATGATCATGCTGTTCGGTATGATCGTCAATATTCTCATTGCACGATTCAGTCCTTTTAAGTATATCTTTTTAACCGGACATCATACCATGTTCATGGCCTGTTTAATCGCTGTAATCTTAACCACTGGAGGGTTTTCCGGAATATCGTTGATCATTTTGGGCTCGATTATCCTTGGTGCCTTAATGGTCCTTTCTCCCGCGATGCTCCAGCCTTTCACACGAAAAGTCACCGGGTCGGATGATTTTGCCATCGGTCACTTCGGTTCGATTGGTTATTTGACTTCTGCGCTGGTCGCTAAAGCGGTCGGCAAGGGATCAAAATCAACAGAAGAAATCAAAGTTCCGAAATCACTCAGTTTTCTCAGGGACACATCCGTCTCTGTATCGCTGACCATGGTCATCCTATTCTTTGTCGTTGCATGTGCGGCAGGTCCTGCCTTCGTTGAAAGCAAGTTAAGCGGTGGACAGAACTTCCTGGTCTTTGCATTTATGCAAGGAATTACATTTGCCGCTGGTGTTTATATCATATTGGCAGGGGTCCGTATGCTCCTTGGTGAAATTGTCCCTGCATTCAAGGGAATCGCCGATAAAATCGTCCCGAATGCCAAACCGGCACTTGACTGCCCGGCCATTTTCCCTTTCGCAGGTAACGCAGTGATCATCGGATTTTTATTCAGCTTTATCGCCGGTCTTGTGAGCATGCTCTTTTTACCTTTATTAGGATTGAAAGTAATCGTACCTGGCTTAGTCCCCCACTTCTTCACAGGTGCAGCAGCTGGAGTCTTCGGCAATGCAAACGGCGGTCGAAGAGGGGCGATCTTCGGCTCAATGGCGAATGGGGTAATTATCAGCTTCCTGCCTGCTCTCTTGCTGCCCGTTTTAGGCTCATTGGGGTTCCAGGGAACAACGTTTGGAGATGCAGACTTCGGTGTGGTTGGAATATTACTGGGTAATCTTGTCCACATAGTCAAATCCAATATGACCGTTTTCGCAGCCGTCATTCTCATCTTGGGCTTCCTGTTTTTCATCAGCTTTAAATCAAAAGCTGCCGAACCGAAAAAAGAAACGAAATCAGCTTAA
- a CDS encoding helix-turn-helix domain-containing protein gives MFDMKKVGKQIAMLRKGQKITQMALADQLGVSFQAISNWERGETMPDISKLPDLARIFEVSIDDILDEGKGTRIVKGLIENETLMESEPIDVDEFINAAPIITIDQADRVYQNIQGEISSKELSMIAPFISQELFDSLARKEFESSGLEGLSSIASFIGQHVIDQCARMEFETNGLKGLTAVAPFISQEVIDESAKIEAEANGIEGLTSMSPFISQDILDLFAEKEFETNGLQALSSMAPFISEDVLSSCTKKSYESKGIHSIAPVAPFIKTELINELALDAISKKGIKEIMPIAPFIDKNLLEGVISKELITMSVSTSISLT, from the coding sequence ATGTTCGATATGAAAAAAGTAGGGAAGCAAATTGCGATGCTTAGAAAGGGACAAAAGATAACACAGATGGCGCTTGCAGATCAATTAGGGGTTAGCTTTCAAGCTATAAGCAATTGGGAACGAGGCGAAACGATGCCGGATATTTCTAAGCTCCCTGACCTTGCAAGAATATTCGAAGTCAGTATTGATGATATTTTGGATGAAGGAAAAGGAACGCGAATCGTCAAGGGGCTTATTGAAAATGAGACATTGATGGAGTCAGAGCCGATTGATGTAGATGAATTTATAAATGCAGCACCAATTATTACAATCGATCAGGCAGACAGAGTCTATCAAAATATACAGGGAGAAATATCTTCAAAAGAGCTCTCGATGATCGCCCCTTTCATCAGCCAAGAGTTATTCGATTCCTTGGCACGGAAGGAATTTGAATCGAGTGGTCTAGAAGGATTATCATCCATAGCCTCGTTCATCGGTCAGCATGTGATCGATCAATGCGCACGAATGGAGTTTGAAACAAACGGTTTGAAGGGTTTGACGGCTGTTGCGCCTTTTATCAGCCAAGAGGTCATCGATGAAAGTGCAAAAATAGAGGCTGAAGCAAATGGCATCGAAGGGCTGACATCCATGTCGCCGTTTATCAGTCAAGATATCTTAGACTTGTTCGCAGAAAAGGAATTCGAGACAAACGGTTTGCAAGCTTTATCATCGATGGCGCCATTTATTAGTGAAGATGTATTGAGTAGTTGTACGAAAAAAAGCTATGAATCAAAAGGAATCCATTCCATTGCTCCTGTCGCCCCGTTTATCAAGACAGAGCTCATTAATGAACTGGCGTTGGACGCTATTTCCAAAAAGGGTATCAAAGAAATAATGCCGATTGCTCCGTTTATTGATAAAAATTTGCTTGAGGGTGTTATCTCCAAGGAATTAATAACAATGTCTGTGAGTACATCAATATCGTTGACGTGA
- a CDS encoding DUF1259 domain-containing protein: protein MDHFIETQSLCHSFASIIGGYTILPISPQFPFCTIGLSQCIEVNMLGRSAADSTMVTDAYFDFGNFDAQGRALIIGRIPVEIRQIPTVTGILARQGILYKVVNGYSFSEPDLPIIYVASIECPISFAHRLLPVLNTLPTIPVHQSNKPTTIYMHETCNQVSNILGGFLIPYPPQQSFCSIALSQYHPITILGRCATQSPTVTDGIFSFVSMDSQGCALNIGRIPVQLKDANEVMLKLTREGLYSNFVEGFPCSQPMLSYIYVQQIEKPVVFAEKIRGVLYGA, encoded by the coding sequence ATGGATCATTTTATAGAAACACAATCACTTTGTCACTCGTTTGCATCCATCATTGGGGGCTACACAATTCTCCCCATTTCGCCGCAATTTCCCTTCTGCACAATCGGGCTATCCCAATGCATTGAGGTAAATATGCTAGGGAGATCGGCAGCTGATTCCACTATGGTAACGGATGCATATTTTGACTTTGGGAATTTCGATGCGCAAGGGAGAGCACTTATTATTGGACGCATCCCAGTAGAAATCCGCCAAATCCCCACAGTCACAGGGATTTTGGCAAGACAAGGCATTTTATACAAAGTTGTAAATGGATATTCATTTAGTGAACCAGATCTTCCAATCATTTATGTGGCTAGTATTGAGTGCCCTATTTCCTTTGCCCATAGATTGTTACCTGTTCTGAACACATTGCCGACTATTCCAGTCCATCAGTCAAATAAGCCAACTACTATATATATGCATGAGACATGTAATCAAGTAAGTAACATCCTCGGTGGTTTTTTAATACCTTATCCCCCCCAGCAGAGTTTCTGTAGTATCGCATTATCCCAATACCATCCCATAACAATATTAGGTCGATGCGCCACCCAATCGCCTACGGTGACGGATGGAATCTTTAGTTTTGTCAGTATGGATTCACAAGGGTGCGCGCTTAATATTGGACGCATACCTGTTCAGCTTAAAGATGCAAATGAGGTAATGTTGAAATTAACACGAGAAGGACTCTACAGTAATTTTGTCGAGGGATTTCCTTGCAGTCAGCCAATGCTTTCTTATATTTATGTTCAGCAAATCGAGAAGCCAGTTGTTTTTGCTGAGAAAATTCGTGGTGTTCTTTATGGTGCATGA
- the smpB gene encoding SsrA-binding protein SmpB, with amino-acid sequence MPKGEGKLIAQNKKARHDFSIEETYEAGMVLKGTEIKSIRNSRVNLKDSFARIQKGEVFLYNMHVSPYEQGNIHNHDPLRTRKLLLHKKQISKLIGETKEAGYSLIPLKLYIKNGVAKVLIGLAKGKKKYDKREDLKKKEAKRDIERAFKARQQD; translated from the coding sequence ATGCCAAAAGGGGAAGGAAAACTCATAGCACAAAATAAAAAAGCAAGGCATGATTTTTCAATAGAAGAAACATACGAAGCAGGCATGGTGTTGAAAGGTACAGAAATCAAGTCGATCCGCAACAGCCGTGTCAATCTAAAGGATTCTTTTGCCCGCATCCAAAAGGGTGAAGTATTTCTTTACAATATGCATGTCAGTCCGTACGAGCAGGGAAACATCCATAACCATGATCCACTTCGTACAAGAAAGCTATTATTGCATAAAAAACAAATCAGCAAGCTGATCGGCGAGACAAAGGAAGCAGGCTATTCTTTGATTCCATTGAAGCTCTACATCAAAAATGGTGTTGCGAAAGTACTCATCGGCTTGGCTAAAGGGAAAAAGAAATACGACAAGCGCGAAGACCTCAAAAAGAAAGAAGCCAAACGCGACATCGAGAGAGCCTTCAAAGCCAGGCAGCAAGACTGA